One region of Sulfuriroseicoccus oceanibius genomic DNA includes:
- a CDS encoding Sec-independent protein translocase subunit TatA/TatB: MNELSIIAFAFGGQEMWIVFVLILLLFGAKKLPELARGMGKSMGEFKKAREEFEKEITSAEKEVKKSIDEGEKSSKG, encoded by the coding sequence ATGAACGAACTTTCAATTATTGCCTTCGCCTTCGGCGGCCAGGAGATGTGGATTGTCTTCGTGTTGATCCTGCTGCTTTTCGGCGCGAAAAAGTTGCCTGAGCTCGCACGCGGCATGGGCAAGAGCATGGGCGAATTCAAGAAAGCCCGCGAGGAATTCGAAAAGGAAATCACCTCGGCTGAGAAAGAAGTGAAGAAGTCCATCGACGAAGGCGAGAAGTCCTCCAAAGGATAA
- a CDS encoding ATP-dependent RNA helicase — translation MSPSSLQPLPIDQIADQIVQLSRSMAKGECPARAVLQAPTGSGKSTRVGAMLVDGGAVNGDVLVLQPRRMAARMLARRVAYERGTKLGTEVGYQVRFDRVGGKDTRLWFVTEGILLRRLLASPELRGVGAVVFDEFHERHLDADLGIALLSQLQRTKRPDLQLWVMSATLDHISLDDWCPPEQRLESHGRTFPVEIEHVRHEPKVSVPVWMHAVAGLREMIANRQVEGDALVFMPGRYEITKTLAELKSAKWAKGMDLLPLYGDMRPEDQDAVLADTGRRKIVVATNVAETSLTIPGIRIVVDSGLARIADYDPKRGLNTLMVEPISRASADQRAGRAGRVAEGHCLRLWTAANHSARSAQLAPEIDRLDLSGAFLSLAAAGYGDLGALDWVEKPKAGRLEHAVETLVMLLAVEAEGEVMRITEVGRQMAAFPVHPRWARVLVDLAFAGLGDVGCRLVALAEGRGIWASKNGPDFNGRGGASEFVTADDDSDLLPMMRALDGAIARRFDMQWCRERGVHAGAAREAAELVRQLDRVVQGLVYDAEVVTPENEWDAVKRALLAAFPDHVAVKRSAGSLACSLGDGRSGKMKDGSLARKSSLVIAGEIAEISGRDVSVVLGMLSAVNEDDLQAVWPQRMRVTNEDRFDPRSKRVVRFAETRFGDLVLRSSAGDGADRLVAAEILAAKVMAGEMVLKNWNDRVEQWIARVQCVANHLSELGISPIDDEARQMIITEVCEGGYSQRDIKDRDVWTALRNWLSPEQRSAIDYYAPETIKLENGQTAKVRYSEAGVPEISMVLQRLYDIHRHPTIADGKVPVVVHILAPNQRPAQTTTDLGAFWTTSYEAVKKDLKGRYPKHEWR, via the coding sequence ATGAGCCCATCTTCCTTACAACCGTTGCCGATCGATCAAATTGCCGATCAAATCGTTCAATTATCCCGATCCATGGCGAAGGGCGAGTGTCCTGCGCGGGCGGTGTTGCAGGCGCCAACCGGCTCTGGAAAATCGACGCGTGTGGGGGCGATGCTGGTGGACGGTGGTGCGGTGAATGGAGACGTGTTGGTGCTGCAACCTCGGCGGATGGCTGCGCGGATGTTGGCGCGGCGGGTGGCGTATGAACGCGGCACCAAGCTGGGCACGGAGGTAGGCTATCAGGTGCGGTTCGACCGAGTGGGAGGCAAGGATACGCGGCTGTGGTTTGTCACCGAGGGGATTTTGTTGCGGAGGTTATTGGCGTCGCCGGAGCTGCGTGGAGTGGGGGCGGTCGTGTTTGATGAATTCCACGAACGTCATCTCGACGCGGATCTTGGGATTGCGTTGTTGAGTCAACTTCAGCGGACCAAGCGGCCGGACCTGCAGTTGTGGGTGATGTCGGCCACGCTCGATCATATCTCGCTCGATGATTGGTGTCCGCCGGAGCAGCGGCTCGAGTCTCACGGCCGCACGTTTCCCGTCGAGATCGAGCATGTGCGCCACGAGCCGAAGGTGAGTGTGCCGGTCTGGATGCACGCGGTGGCCGGGTTGCGGGAAATGATCGCCAACCGTCAGGTCGAGGGCGATGCCTTGGTCTTCATGCCCGGGCGATACGAAATCACGAAAACGCTGGCTGAACTGAAGAGCGCCAAGTGGGCGAAGGGGATGGATTTGCTGCCGCTTTATGGCGATATGCGCCCTGAAGACCAGGATGCCGTGCTGGCGGACACCGGAAGGCGGAAAATTGTCGTGGCAACCAATGTGGCGGAAACGTCGCTGACGATTCCGGGGATCCGAATCGTCGTGGACTCCGGGTTGGCTCGAATTGCAGACTACGATCCCAAGCGTGGGTTGAACACATTGATGGTCGAGCCCATTTCCAGGGCGTCGGCGGACCAGCGGGCCGGGCGCGCGGGGCGTGTGGCGGAGGGTCATTGCTTGCGCTTGTGGACGGCGGCCAACCACTCGGCGCGCAGTGCGCAGTTGGCGCCTGAGATCGATCGCTTGGACTTGAGTGGTGCTTTTTTGTCACTCGCTGCGGCGGGTTATGGGGATTTGGGCGCGCTCGACTGGGTGGAGAAACCGAAAGCCGGGCGTCTTGAACATGCGGTTGAGACCTTGGTGATGTTGCTGGCAGTCGAGGCCGAGGGTGAGGTGATGCGGATCACAGAGGTCGGGCGGCAAATGGCAGCCTTTCCGGTGCATCCGCGATGGGCGCGGGTACTGGTTGACTTGGCTTTTGCCGGGTTGGGTGACGTTGGGTGTCGCTTGGTGGCATTGGCCGAAGGGCGCGGGATCTGGGCGAGCAAGAATGGACCGGACTTTAATGGACGCGGTGGCGCTTCGGAATTCGTCACAGCGGATGACGACTCGGATTTGTTGCCGATGATGCGAGCACTTGATGGTGCGATTGCGCGGCGCTTTGACATGCAGTGGTGTCGCGAGCGCGGTGTGCATGCGGGCGCGGCGCGTGAGGCGGCCGAGTTGGTGCGCCAGCTCGACCGTGTGGTGCAGGGGTTGGTTTACGACGCGGAGGTCGTGACTCCAGAGAATGAATGGGATGCGGTGAAGCGTGCGTTGCTGGCGGCTTTTCCCGATCATGTAGCGGTGAAGCGCAGCGCGGGAAGCCTGGCGTGCAGTCTCGGGGACGGGCGCTCGGGTAAGATGAAAGACGGCAGTCTGGCGAGGAAGTCGTCGCTGGTGATTGCCGGTGAGATTGCCGAGATCTCCGGGCGCGACGTGAGCGTGGTGCTGGGGATGTTGTCGGCGGTGAATGAAGACGATTTGCAGGCGGTTTGGCCGCAGCGAATGCGGGTGACCAACGAGGATCGGTTCGACCCTCGGAGCAAGAGGGTGGTGCGTTTTGCGGAGACTCGCTTCGGGGACTTGGTTCTGCGGTCGTCTGCCGGTGATGGTGCTGACCGGTTGGTCGCTGCGGAGATTCTCGCGGCCAAGGTGATGGCGGGGGAAATGGTGCTCAAGAATTGGAACGATCGCGTCGAGCAGTGGATTGCCCGGGTTCAATGCGTGGCGAATCACCTGTCGGAGCTGGGGATCAGCCCGATCGATGACGAGGCGCGTCAGATGATCATCACTGAAGTCTGCGAGGGCGGCTATTCACAACGCGATATCAAAGACCGTGACGTATGGACGGCATTGCGCAATTGGTTGTCGCCCGAGCAACGCAGCGCGATCGATTATTATGCGCCGGAGACTATTAAGCTGGAGAATGGTCAAACCGCGAAGGTGCGCTACTCAGAGGCCGGCGTGCCGGAGATCTCGATGGTGCTGCAGCGCTTGTACGACATTCACCGCCACCCGACGATTGCCGACGGTAAAGTGCCGGTGGTGGTGCATATCCTGGCGCCGAACCAGCGACCGGCGCAGACGACCACCGATTTGGGGGCATTCTGGACGACCAGTTATGAGGCGGTGAAAAAAGACCTCAAAGGGCGCTATCCGAAGCACGAGTGGAGATAA
- a CDS encoding glycosyltransferase family 2 protein has protein sequence MHAPPAISVVMPAFNAQATIERAIASITAQSFSDWELIIVNDGSSDDTLAIARQCAAADSRIRVLNEPHRGVVGASNAGFAASRAPVIARMDADDQSTPNRLADQYTWLADHPHHHAVSGQVEFAGCRESAAGYGAHVDWTNQLVTPEQIAHNRFVDLPFPHPSLMYRRTLVEQFGGYRDGEFPEDYELMLRWFDNGMLVGKVPHPVLLWNDPPTRLSRNDPRYAMPEFHRCKAPFLANAIVRSAAGGRPLWIWGAGRPARKNARLLEAAYQVAAGFIDIDPRKIGRSLAGRPIISADTLPPIEESVIVSYVGNRGAGQIIRDQLLATGRTEGTDFWIAA, from the coding sequence ATGCACGCTCCACCCGCTATTTCCGTGGTGATGCCTGCGTTCAACGCGCAGGCCACCATTGAACGCGCCATCGCCAGCATCACCGCCCAGTCATTTTCTGACTGGGAGTTGATAATCGTAAACGACGGATCATCCGACGACACATTGGCAATCGCCCGCCAATGCGCCGCTGCCGACTCACGCATACGTGTTCTCAACGAGCCGCACCGTGGCGTCGTCGGCGCATCCAACGCAGGCTTCGCCGCCAGCCGCGCCCCCGTCATCGCGCGCATGGACGCCGATGACCAATCCACCCCGAACCGACTCGCGGACCAATACACCTGGCTGGCCGACCACCCGCACCACCACGCGGTTAGTGGCCAGGTTGAGTTTGCGGGGTGCCGGGAGTCCGCCGCCGGATATGGCGCTCACGTCGATTGGACCAACCAACTGGTCACACCTGAGCAAATCGCGCACAACCGCTTCGTCGATCTTCCCTTCCCCCACCCGTCGCTGATGTACCGGCGCACGCTTGTCGAGCAATTCGGAGGCTACCGCGATGGCGAGTTCCCTGAAGACTACGAGCTGATGCTGCGTTGGTTCGACAATGGCATGCTCGTGGGCAAGGTCCCGCATCCCGTGCTGCTATGGAATGACCCACCGACCCGCCTGTCGCGTAACGACCCACGGTACGCGATGCCTGAGTTCCACCGCTGCAAGGCGCCATTTTTAGCCAATGCGATCGTTCGGTCCGCAGCGGGCGGTCGCCCGTTGTGGATCTGGGGCGCAGGCCGCCCGGCACGTAAAAACGCCCGCCTTCTCGAAGCTGCCTACCAAGTGGCCGCCGGTTTCATCGACATCGACCCGCGCAAGATCGGCCGATCACTCGCCGGCCGCCCCATCATCTCCGCCGACACCCTCCCCCCAATCGAAGAATCCGTCATCGTAAGCTATGTCGGCAACCGGGGCGCAGGACAAATTATCCGCGACCAACTCCTCGCCACCGGCCGCACCGAAGGCACCGATTTCTGGATCGCCGCGTAA
- a CDS encoding S1C family serine protease: MISFTFRLALAVAALVIVLPAAVRAQEITAASPSPATSTCWVTATEQEFNILQPWEKKQPRRKRGIGALIHGNRLLVSADLIANSTFIELERPTDGAKTTAKVVGRDYEANLAVVQPVESPDNFLEGMVPLAIDERLAVGHSLTTWQLEKEGTPVLTTGIVNRAEVNTYALSHRRFLRFNVRISLENKTGGFSLPLVRDGKLAGILLSFTADEQVARIIPGPVISHFLTDLDDGDYQGFPSLGVGYAETTDETFRKYLGLNGTKGGIYITKVATNTPADKAGLKEGDVLVSIDGKAIDRRGNYDSDRYGKLSFSHLISSRYVGDSVELDILRDGKHMTVNATVTRKAPHNYVIDPFIYDRGPNYLMLGGLLLQELSRDYITSFRDWRDNAPIELQAAMANTDELEQGTATGRKFVFLSYTIPTPATVGYEEMRGLPVESINGKPILRMEDVAAALNSPVDGVHHIVFSGNRPDAYIDADLADRVNDHLKQSGMALQRIVR; the protein is encoded by the coding sequence ATGATCTCATTCACTTTCCGTCTGGCGCTCGCAGTCGCTGCGCTGGTGATCGTTCTTCCTGCCGCCGTGCGCGCGCAAGAAATCACCGCCGCCTCACCGTCCCCAGCCACATCCACCTGCTGGGTAACTGCCACCGAGCAAGAATTCAACATCCTCCAGCCCTGGGAGAAGAAGCAGCCACGTCGCAAGCGCGGCATCGGCGCCCTGATCCACGGCAACCGCTTGCTCGTAAGCGCGGATCTCATTGCCAACTCCACGTTCATTGAACTGGAACGCCCGACTGACGGCGCGAAAACCACCGCCAAAGTCGTTGGCCGCGACTATGAGGCGAACCTGGCTGTGGTCCAACCGGTGGAGTCGCCCGACAATTTCCTCGAAGGAATGGTGCCACTCGCGATCGACGAGCGCCTCGCAGTCGGTCACAGTCTGACGACCTGGCAACTGGAGAAAGAAGGCACACCGGTACTGACCACCGGTATCGTCAACCGCGCTGAAGTGAACACTTACGCACTCTCCCACCGGCGCTTCCTACGCTTCAATGTGCGCATCAGTCTGGAAAACAAAACCGGTGGGTTCTCGCTGCCTCTGGTCCGCGATGGCAAGCTCGCCGGCATCCTGCTCAGCTTCACCGCCGACGAACAAGTCGCCCGCATCATCCCAGGACCTGTGATCAGCCACTTCCTCACCGATCTCGACGACGGGGACTACCAGGGATTCCCCTCACTCGGCGTCGGCTACGCGGAAACCACCGACGAGACATTCCGCAAATACCTTGGCCTCAACGGCACCAAGGGCGGCATCTACATCACCAAAGTGGCCACCAACACGCCGGCGGACAAAGCCGGGCTCAAAGAAGGCGACGTGCTCGTCTCCATCGACGGCAAAGCCATTGACCGCCGCGGCAACTACGACTCGGATCGCTACGGCAAACTCAGCTTTTCCCACCTCATCTCCAGCCGCTACGTCGGCGACTCGGTGGAACTCGACATCCTGCGCGATGGCAAACACATGACCGTAAACGCCACCGTGACACGCAAGGCCCCACACAATTACGTGATCGATCCGTTCATCTACGATCGTGGCCCTAACTACCTGATGCTTGGCGGGCTTTTGCTTCAGGAACTCTCGCGCGATTACATCACCTCGTTCCGCGATTGGCGCGACAACGCCCCGATCGAACTTCAAGCTGCTATGGCCAATACCGACGAACTCGAACAAGGCACCGCCACAGGCCGCAAGTTCGTCTTCCTCAGCTACACCATCCCAACCCCGGCCACCGTCGGCTACGAGGAGATGCGCGGACTTCCCGTCGAATCGATCAATGGCAAACCTATCCTGCGCATGGAAGATGTCGCCGCCGCTCTGAACTCCCCCGTCGACGGCGTGCACCACATTGTCTTCAGCGGCAACCGCCCGGACGCCTACATCGACGCCGATCTCGCAGACCGCGTAAACGACCACCTCAAGCAGTCCGGTATGGCACTGCAACGCATCGTCCGCTAG